A part of Chanos chanos chromosome 9, fChaCha1.1, whole genome shotgun sequence genomic DNA contains:
- the LOC115821236 gene encoding cytochrome c1, heme protein, mitochondrial-like: MAVLRVLSSNAGRSLLNTEGAVRISKANMSFANLSRGRRAALSVLGVFTAGGAGLAIVLHQAVKASDLELHPPSYPWSHNGILSSLDHASIRRGYQVYKQVCSACHSMEYLAFRNLVGVSHTEAEVKALAEEIEVVDGPDETGEMFTRPGKLSDYFPKPYPNPEAARVANNGALPPDLSYIVNARHGGEDYVFSLLTGYCDPPAGVSVREGLYYNPYFPGQAIGMAPPIYNEVLEYEDGTPATMSQVAKDVCTFLRWAAEPEHDQRKRMGLKLLMGSAVLIPLVYYMKRHRWSVLKSRKIAYRPPR; encoded by the exons ATGGCAGTCCTGAGGGTACTCTCTAGCAACGCTGGCAGGTCTCTGCTGAACACAGAGGGTGCAGTAAGAATTTCAAAA GCAAACATGTCCTTTGCTAATCTGTCCAGAGGGAGAAGGGCTGCTCTTTCTGTCCTGGGTGTGTTTACTGCAGGAGGAGCTGGATTGGCTATTGTGCTTCACCAGGCTGTCAAAGCCTCCGACCTGGAGCTGCACCCGCCTTCATACCCCTGGAGTCATAATGGTATTCTATCTTCTCTGGACCATGccag tatCCGGCGTGGCTATCAGGTGTATAAGCAGGTGTGTTCGGCCTGTCACAGCATGGAGTACCTGGCCTTCCGTAACCTGGTGGGTGTGTCGCACACTGAGGCAGAGGTCAAAGCACTGGCTGAGGAG ATTGAGGTAGTAGATGGCCCTGATGAAACTGGTGAGATGTTCACTCGCCCCGGCAAGCTGTCTGATTATTTTCCCAAACCGTATCCGAACCCGGAGGCAGCACGTGTGGCCAATAACGGAGCTCTGCCTCCCGACCTCAGCTACATCGTTAACGCCAG gcaTGGTGGAGAAGACTAtgtattctctctgttgacTGGTTACTGTGATCCTCCAGCTGGTGTTTCTGTGAGGGAGGGGCTCTACTATAACCCTTATTTCCCAGGCCAGGCCATTGGCATGGCCCCTCCCATTTATAATGAAGTGCTGGAATATGAGGATG GCACGCCAGCGACCATGAGTCAGGTGGCTAAAGATGTGTGTACCTTCCTGCGCTGGGCGGCTGAACCTGAGCATGATCAGAGGAAACGCATGGGCTTAAAG CTGCTAATGGGCTCAGCAGTGCTTATCCCATTAGTGTACTACATGAAGAGGCACAGGTGGTCAGTACTCAAGAGCAGAAAGATCGCTTACAGGCCACCCAGATAA
- the LOC115820398 gene encoding 14-3-3 protein beta/alpha-A-like encodes MDKSDLVQKAKLAEQAERYDDMAAAMKEVTEGGVELSNEERNLLSVAYKNVVGARRSSWRVISSIEQKTEGNEKKQQMAREYREKIETELQDICNDVLVLLEKFLIPNASQAESKVFYLKMKGDYYRYLSEVASGESKKTTVENSQKAYQEAFEISKKEMQPTHPIRLGLALNFSVFYYEILNSPDQACTLAKTAFDEAIAELDTLNEDSYKDSTLIMQLLRDNLTLWTSENQGDEADAGEGEN; translated from the exons ATGGACAAGAGTGACCTGGTGCAGAAGGCCAAACTGGCTGAGCAGGCCGAGCGTTATGACGACATGGCGGCAGCTATGAAAGAGGTCACAGAGGGTGGGGTCGAGCTATCCAACGAGGAGCGTAACCTGCTCTCCGTGGCTTACAAGAATGTGGTTGGTGCCCGCCGCTCTTCCTGGAGGGTCATCTCAAGCATCGAGCAGAAGACCGAGGGCAACGAGAAGAAGCAGCAGATGGCGCGCGAGTACCGCGAGAAGATCGAGACGGAGCTGCAGGACATCTGCAATGACGTACTG GTTCTTCTGGAAAAGTTCTTAATTCCCAATGCTTCTCAGGCTGAGAGCAAGGTGTTCTACCTGAAAATGAAAGGCGATTACTATAGATACCTGTCTGAGGTAGCATCTGGAGAATCtaagaaga CCACGGTAGAGAATTCCCAGAAGGCCTATCAGGAGGCTTTTGAGATCAGCAAGAAGGAGATGCAGCCCACACACCCCATCCGTCTCGGGTTGGCGCTTAACTTCTCCGTCTTCTACTACGAGATCCTCAATTCCCCTGATCAGGCCTGCACTCTGGCCAAGACG GCATTTGATGAGGCCATTGCTGAGCTTGATACCTTAAATGAGGATTCCTACAAAGACAGCACTCTGATCATGCAGCTACTAAGGGACAACCTAACT CTGTGGACGTCGGAAAACCAGGGGGATGAGGCAGACGCTGGAGAGGGCGAGAACTAG